One Heterodontus francisci isolate sHetFra1 chromosome 3, sHetFra1.hap1, whole genome shotgun sequence DNA window includes the following coding sequences:
- the tmem200a gene encoding transmembrane protein 200A: MIATGGVITGLAALKRQDSARSQHFHPPPPSSVPAKRRPKRKPKANVVVVRGKIRLYSPSGFFLFLGILILMVGIAMAVLGYWPQEANKKYPVVSKSGIPDNGSHVITDHAGVLMAFFEQHLHSDKMKMIGPFTMGIGIFIFICANAILHENRDKETKVIHMQDIYSTVIDIHSQRIKEQRHMNGVWIGHSGDSNVKGYDNHCAAKLAANVLLSFSGSSNDGITPQKWNCYEEEDGLPKDANTLLYPKTPTPSGSICRLQTESQREKSSNPKKCETKSIVSSSISAFTLPVIKLNNCVIDEPELDNITEDSDLSKGRARHISMTSLTVPSTDINDSYKPPNLRLLRSNTTVTDGKTPNASSGASMGIFLSPGFPKKEFGSNTSLHMLSCHSKSLDLERGPSTLTVQAEQRKHPSWPRLDRSNSKGYVKLENKEDPMDTLPVPQAAVKGSYTNKEKLLMISRSHNNLSFENNEFLDNKLRRGASETRF, encoded by the coding sequence ATGATAGCAACAGGGGGTGTAATAACAGGACTGGCAGCCCTGAAGAGACAGGACTCAGCTAGATCACAGCACTTTCATCCTCCTCCTCCGTCCTCTGTTCCAGCGAAAAGGCGACCCAAACGTAAGCCCAAAGCCAATGTCGTTGTAGTAAGAGGCAAAATCAGACTCTATTCACCTTCAGGATTTTTCCTTTTTCTTGGAATTTTGATTTTGATGGTTGGAATTGCAATGGCAGTTCTTGGTTATTGGCCACAGGAGGCAAATAAGAAATATCCTGTAGTTTCAAAATCCGGAATTCCAGATAATGGGTCTCATGTAATAACAGACCACGCTGGAGTGTTAATGGCATTTTTTGAACAGCACTTACACTCTGATAAAATGAAAATGATTGGTCCTTTCACCATGGGGATAGGGATATTTATATTTATTTGTGCTAATGCAATACTACATGAAAATAGGGACAAAGAAACAAAAGTGATACATATGCAAGATATTTATTCCACTGTCATTGATATCCATAGTCAAAGAATTAAAGAGCAAAGACATATGAATGGGGTTTGGATTGGCCACTCTGGAGATTCTAATGTCAAAGGTTATGACAACCATTGTGCTGCTAAGCTGGCTGCTAATGTATTATTGTCATTTTCTGGGTCATCTAATGATGGAATCACTCCACAGAAATGGAACTGTTATGAGGAAGAGGATGGACTACCTAAGGATGCTAATACGCTGTTATACCCAAAAACCCCAACACCATCAGGTTCCATCTGTAGGCTACAGAcagaatctcaaagagagaaaagtagcAATCCTAAAAAGTGTGAGACAAAGTCTATTGTTTCATCATCCATCAGTGCTTTCACACTCCCTGTTATTAAACTTAACAACTGTGTGATTGATGAACCTGAACTTGATAATATCACAGAGGATTCTGACCTCAGTAAAGGTAGGGCTAGACACATATCGATGACTTCTTTAACAGTACCATCAACTGATATTAATGACTCCTATaagccacctaatctgcgtttgttaAGAAGCAACACCACTGTAACAGATGGAAAAACACCCAATGCATCTTCTGGTGCATCCATGGGAATATTTCTATCGCCAGGTTTCCCCAAGAAAGAATTTGGATCAAACACTTCCCTTCACATGTTGTCCTGTCATTCAAAGTCTTTGGACTTGGAGAGAGGTCCCTCAACACTCACGGTTCAAGCCGAGCAAAGAAAGCACCCAAGCTGGCCACGGCTTGACCGTAGTAACAGCAAGGGTTATGTGAAACTGGAAAATAAAGAAGATCCAATGGACACACTACCCGTACCACAAGCTGCTGTAAAAGGCAGTTACACGAATAAAGAGAAATTACTTATGATCTCAAGATCTCATAATAATCTAAGTTTTGAAAACAATGAGTTTTTAGATAACAAGTTAAGGCGTGGAGCTTCAGAAACTAGGTTTTGA